The Ornithodoros turicata isolate Travis chromosome 7, ASM3712646v1, whole genome shotgun sequence genome includes a region encoding these proteins:
- the LOC135401339 gene encoding transmembrane protein 272-like, which produces MATPAGPRPSLIARMRDAIIGACGPKTFVGGVLGVVCMSACCKFIEVILLSLLLPLHIAMIVVGALYLNDCPVEKFIPIFLVTGGTVGTVKDILNICKRRSENEEGTAQIGISCCTGILYTFMFGWFIAGCVWVFGNYQPDFDDPTSAKYCNKTLYNFAFGTLIASFALTGFMCLRECCMKACASCMVAD; this is translated from the exons CTGGACCAAGACCGTCTCTAATAGCTCGGATGCGCGATGCAATAATTGGAGCTTGCGGTCCAAAAACATTTGTGGGAGGAGTACTTGGAGTCGTCTGCATGAGCGCCTGTTGTAAAT TTATAGAAGTCATCCTGCTGTCACTCTTACTCCCTTTACATATTGCCATGATCGTAGTAG GAGCCTTATATCTGAACGACTGCCCCGTTGAGAAATTTATCCCCATCTTCCTGGTGACTGGAGGGACAGTAGGAACCGTGAAGGACATTTTGAACATCTGCAAGAGACGATCGGAGAATGAAGAAGGCACCGCTCAGATCGGAATTTCGTGCTGCACTGGCATTCTCTACACCTTCATGTTTGGATGGTTTATAGCAG GTTGCGTGTGGGTGTTCGGAAACTACCAGCCAGACTTCGATGACCCTACGAGCGCTAAATACTGCAACAAGACACTCTATAACTTCGCATTTGGAACCCTCATCGCTTCATTCGCATTGACTGGCTTCATGTGCCTCCGAGAATGCTGCATGAAGGCATGCGCATCGTGTATGGTGGCTGACTAG